Proteins encoded by one window of Acidipropionibacterium virtanenii:
- a CDS encoding response regulator transcription factor, which translates to MTRVLIIEDEESYREATAYMLRKEGFDVVEAADGRTGLAEYDSAGADIVLLDLMMPGMPGADVCRELRRRGGMGIIMVTARDSEIDKVVGLELGADDYVTKPFSHRELVARIRAVLRRGQGPDVEPDVVEESGVRMDVERHEVSVDGREVPLALKEFELLEALLRNAGRVMTRGQLIDRVWGADYVGDTKTLDVHIKRLRAKIEVDPSHPVRVLTVRGLGYKFD; encoded by the coding sequence ATGACCCGAGTACTGATCATCGAGGACGAGGAGTCCTACCGGGAGGCCACCGCGTACATGCTGCGCAAGGAGGGCTTCGACGTCGTCGAGGCCGCCGACGGCCGCACCGGTCTGGCCGAGTACGACTCCGCCGGGGCCGACATCGTGCTGCTCGACCTCATGATGCCCGGGATGCCGGGGGCCGACGTCTGCCGGGAACTGCGACGGCGCGGCGGGATGGGAATCATCATGGTGACCGCCCGGGACTCCGAGATCGACAAGGTGGTCGGCCTGGAGCTGGGGGCCGACGACTACGTCACCAAGCCGTTCAGCCACCGGGAGCTGGTGGCGAGGATCAGGGCGGTGCTGCGACGCGGACAGGGGCCGGACGTCGAGCCCGACGTCGTCGAGGAGTCCGGGGTGCGGATGGACGTCGAGCGCCACGAGGTGAGCGTCGACGGGCGAGAGGTGCCGCTGGCTCTCAAGGAGTTCGAGCTGCTCGAGGCGCTGCTGCGCAACGCCGGACGGGTGATGACCCGGGGACAGCTCATCGACCGTGTATGGGGCGCCGACTACGTGGGGGACACCAAGACCCTGGATGTCCACATCAAGCGCCTTCGGGCCAAGATCGAGGTGGACCCGTCCCATCCGGTGAGGGTGCTCACCGTCAGGGGGCTGGGCTACAAGTTCGATTGA